GCTTATAGAATTGAAGAAATTACTTTCTATCATCTCACCCAGAATGTGGGGAGATTACtccccagcctggggctgtcTGGCAAATGCTTGGGGAAGGgagaaagacagaagaaagaggggaaggaagaaggacATATATGGCTCCCAGAAAAGGCGATGTTTGAGTTACTGGAGTGGAAAAAGTAATAAAACCTTGAGGGAAGCAGGAGTGAAGCACTGACTGTAACCAGACAGGGCCTCTCTAATACTGGTATTTTCCAGGTATGGTGCTGCAGTCCTTATGAGGATGCTTTCCTTGTCttcttgtttcagtttgtgAGCAGCACGTACAAGTTGAAGGAGTAATGAGCTGTGTGAAAGTGACAAGGAGGGCCTCATCCCACTGCACCTACTGCACGTGAGGTGGGTGGACACCTTGACACTGTCAATAGCCACATCCTCAGGGAGGGAGGACAATCTGCTTGCCTGGCTGTAGGGAGAAATGCCAGAGTTCTGGAAAACACCAGCAAAACCTAATCAGCTAGAGAAGCTCAACATGGTGACTGTGAGTCATTGCCTAAAGTCTGTTGTCCCTTCAGTACCAGAAAAATCTCTCTCCTGTATAGCATGTCTATAAGTCAGCTACACCTGACTTAACGTCTCATCCCACATCCTCCCGCAGTTGGGGAATCCAACCCAGGCAAACAAACCCTGCAGAAGCTGGCAGTATGCAACAGGCAGGGACAGATTTGGAATACAGCTTTGTGCCTGGCCCAAGTTGACCACAGCCTTGTCCAGCACACTGCAAGTGTCCACCAGCCACAAGGAACCCAGAGTGAGCAGGCTCCATGAGCAAAATGGCCTCTGGAGCTCAGGAGCAGTGGAGGAAGCAGAGTGCACAAGTATTCAGAGAGGTTGTGCAACCTCTTGTGCCCTGGGATAATGAGCCTAAGTGAATGAATTGCAGCCTTCCTGATCTCCCAGGCATCACTAATAAGAAGAGATTCAGGTACATTTGCAACTATTCCACATATTAAATACCTGCTGGAGCCATTGCCTGTTCCCACAGGGCTGGCTACTTTTCCAGTATACACATTCTTGAGCAAACCTTGCATATGGTCTAACTTGACAGGCATCATGTCTGACATTTCTTGATGTCGGTCAAATTCTCCCTCTGcacaaacattaattttaaaaggcaaatttCCTAGTGTTCCTGCTACCATCAGTCAGATTTACCACACTGGGAAAcatgtactttttaaaatatataaactatatgtaatatataaacTGTTGAGTCACATCCCAAACACTGCTGGCCACAGCAgctgaaacaaaatttttaaaatatgttaaaaaaaaaataattaaccaGCCCATGTTTACAAGGCTGGGATGGAAACAAATATGAAACCAAATTCTTAGAATACAATTgtaatagtttgggtttgcaCAACAATTCAGTCTTTATTCTTGAAAAGTGATCACATTCTAGTCACAGCAAGtagtttttttctcttaattgaATTTACTATTGTTATAGCCCTTCCTCCATCCCATACCCTACCCTCCCCCAAACCCCTATTTTAATTTGTGCTTTTACAATTTAAAAGCTTAAGTATCAATTCAGGGAATCTCTACAAACTGCTTGTGAATTATTTTATGAAATCTCTTATACAACAATTTTCAGATCTTAGTTAAGTCAGTCAGCTTTCTGTCGAAGAAGAGCATCAAGCATTTTCTGGACCAAGGACAAGGGACATTATTAATTGATGACTGCTGTAATGTAATCCCATTCAAACAGGTGGTGGGTAGACTGGAACCACAgcatttttccagcttttttggaaaaaaagggtTTTCTACAAGAGCAAAGAAAGTGGTAATGCTATTGTATCATAGAGTTCAAAATAACTGGAATACTGACAAAAAGACACAGACTCTTGTCTATGAGACAAGGGAGGGATATATTTTTGGCTGCAGGAAAAAAGCCACACTCTGAAGATGCTGGAGAAAATAAAGACTGCTTGATTGTGAAGAAAAAGCCAGACAGAAGGAGCATCACATCAGAAGGTACCTGCAACTCCTGCTGGGAGAAAAGGCACTGACCTAATTCCCATGGAAACAATAGAGATTTCCTAATTGTTTTGATCTGGACCCATGTACATTAGTGTTGTCATGACAGGAACTGTATTAGAACCATTTTCATAggctttgccttttctttttgccatATTATTACCATCTTCCCAAGACTTATCCGGGAGCTAAGAAACTGCTGTCCCATTGCTCAAACTCCACAGCTGCTTCAGTGCAGGTGCTCAGGTTGATTTTTACCTGCAGGGACTGCTGGCAGTAGTACTGTTCAGGAAACACTAGGCCACAGGCAATACCTGCACTCTGTTCAATTTGCAAACCAAAAGGACAAATCCCCCATTTTACAATTCAAAGCACCAGATAAACATGTATGAGTTGGATCATAAGGATTGTAAATGAGCATTCCTGGGCTTTGTGCTTTTCATCAAAACATTATTCACATGATCACAACAGGCAAGTATCTCACatcaatttttattattataaatactATATTAGAACAGAAAGGATGGTGCTGCACATCCACTTCCTTCTGCTGCTATTTGGCATCTTCTTTCTTTGCTCCTGCTTCTATTTTCAGGGGTTCTGGAGCTGGACGATAGGCAGGAAATGCCTCCCACGGGCTATTCAGATCGAACTTCCGAAATTCCTGAGCTAGCTCCACAGGCTCTGCCACCACCCGTTTGACTTCATCATCATACCGCACCTGGAATAGCACAAAGGACACAGGCCAGTCATTttcaccctgctccagcagcatgTCTGCTGTGCACAGTGACCCAGTAACGACCCAGACCACCCTCTGTGCAGACAACTCCTTCTTACCCATGGAAAAACCACAGCACCACAGgcctctgccacagcttcaggtCTCCTCATTACTCAACTAGAGCTCTTCAGATGCTACTGAGATCTCTGTAGTGTACAAGAAAACCCTCCTCTTTGCTTTGCTACCATGCTTCTCAGGTGTCATGACTAAGCACCCAGAATTAGGACCACACACCTTAACAGTCCATATGAAGTGCACGTGCAATAACACAATTTGTCATTTGACAAAAAAATTTCTCCTGAGTCACTGAAATAAGATTGCCCATCCTGGGCAATCATCATGGCTGAGGACTACACCCATGAATCTTTGTAATACTGCATCTGTGTGGTTTTAGTTGTTCTATTTTTTAGCATAACACTCAGAacaaggggagaaaaagaagacaacCAGGATGGAATGCAGGCGAGTACCAGACACTTCTGACTGGCTTGCTTTATTCTcactgtgccagcccagatctctGAACCCCAGGAGATGCTGCCTTATCCTTGTTTGCAGGATTTTGTTATTTCTACATTACTACAGCCTCATTTTTGTAGAATTTCACTGTTCCTTTCTGATTCTCAACTCAGTATTAACACTGCACCAAATACACCTGCTTCTGCAGGGCAGTCATTTGAAACTAGACAGATGCCAAACACTCTCATTTCACCTGTGGCTGGCATACAGAGACAAACAATAAACAGTAAGAGTCAGTTTAATCAGAGTTTTATAATCTGGGCCTACAAACACTCAACAAACTGAAATTCCAACTGAATCAAGAATGGTTCAGTCCTTTATCATTCTAGACATCTCAGTTCTGCAGTGGAAACTTTAATCTTCCAGAAAATGTGCTGAAAGCAGAAGCACCTTCTCTGACTGACAAGTATCTTTGGTATATAGCACATAATATTTACTCAATTTCTCCAGCCTTAGGCTGCTTTCTTATGGATGATATTTTATTTGATAATTCAAATTTCTATGCAGATTTATACAACTCCTCTGGAATACAGACAACTTATTGTAAAGCAGTCACATTTTTGTACTGGaactcagaaaagaaaactggAGAGACTTGGTAACTTTAGACATGACTATATCTCCTACCTCCACATAACCAGAGAGTGGGAAGTCCTTCCGGAATGGATGGCCCTCAAACCCATAATCTGTGAGGATTCGCCTTAGATCAGGGTGGTTGGCAAAGAAAACACCATACATGTCCCAAACCTAAATGAAAGGGAGCCAAGTTAGTTGaactgtatttgaaaaaaacccaaaaacctgcATGTGTTATGTCCATAAAATTTCAGTTACATGCTTGGCTTTGTACAGTGCCAGCAAAACTGATGGAGGAATTAATTCAAAAGCAAATCAAACACTGTTTCATCTTCTACTCTGAAAAGACAGCCAGGGAaacacttctttctttcttcccaagGGCACTGGGGAATCACTTTAACTGGGAAAGCACAGCCTATGTCTGTAAAGACTCTGTTCCCAAGCATGCCAGCACTCACCTCTCTTTCATACCAGTTTGCTGCCTTGTGCACGGGCACTGCTGAGTCCACAGGTGTCAGCTCATCAGTGTACGTCTTCACACGGATCCGGCTGTTGAACCTCAGGGACAATAGGTTGTACACAATCTGAAGCAGAGGAACAGGCAGCATTTATGGACCTCTCTGCAGTACACCACTGCCTAAGCAAAGCCACACAAGCACTTCTTCAAGTATTCTTTATGAGTAGGATTGCATTCAGTACTTCAGAGCTGGCCACTAAGAGACACTCCCATGACTGAGGTCCCAGTAGCTTATCACTTTGGTTCTTAGAAGTGTGACAAAAGTTATGACACTTAGACATCATGACTGATGACGAAGAAGTAAAGAGAGATACTAAATCTTAAAAGAGAAACTACTGGAGGGATGAAAACACTTGACAATGGTCTGTCTCAAAGAAAATGGCCATCAATCACTCTTGCAATTACATTTCCCACATCTATGGCGATGAAGTCTAGTACAAAGGCTGTTTATGAGGATTGTTATAATCTCTGGAGAGGAAATACATACTAcaaacagactgaaaaaaattcccaaaaatctgtAAGGAATTTTAAAGCCTTGTTTGATCCTGCCTTGGTGActggaaaaaattaataaattagaGTATATATGCCTGTTATCTCTATGTACTACCttgatttttgaaagaaaaatattgaattaaaaaaatactccaCTTCTTCAGCAACTGGAGGCCTTTGACTTAAAGAATTCTATCTACAACACTcaaaatttttttcccactgccagaaACCAAACAAAGTGGTCAGAGCTGCAAGAGCACCCACAGCCATCAGCACTTGTGAAGCCCTCCAAGTACAGCATCTCTGAGCAGTTCCTACCTCAAAGCGGTACTGCCGAGACGGGACATCAACTGCAGTCAGGTCAGCCAAGGATTTGAACTGGGCATTGGTGTGATCACGAAGGAAGGTCAGGACAGGAATGATCCCATCTGGATGGATCAGAAGTTCCAGCTCATTGAAACAGGTCACCTGATGAAAACAGAACAGTGGGAAGGGCATGAGTACAAATACCAACAGGACCAAACATGATGCTGATTTCAGCAGAACACTCAGACACATCAGACACAAAAATGCATCAGATCAAGGGGCTTAACAACAGCAGTACTTTTCTTGGAATTCTGaccatttttcttccccagtaCAACTTCTCCGAACAGGTAACAAAAAAGTGGTGGGTTTACTGGATCCTGTCTTGCCACAAGAACAATTTCTTGAATAGCACCTACCTGTACTTGCTGGATATACTTAGGCAGAATCTCAGCCACGTACTCCCCAAAAGCACATAGTTGCTTGTGTTCTACTTCATTTTTTGGTCTAACAGTAGCTACGAAGAAAAACAGTTTCCAAGATTATGACAGGGAATACAGAAAGCTACAGAAAGAAGAGTACTAACTCCCTTTAATCAGTCTAGCTGTCTGTCAGAGACTACACTACAGCAACATACTTGTGTTACACAGCAAGTGGAACTAGGCACTTTGATAATGAAGGAAATTTGTGTCAGTGCTAAAATTTTGTCGAGTGTAAAGAGCAGCCAATTTAATTGTCCAACAAGATGATGGAGAAGTAAACTGCCAGATAAAAAAAAGAGGGCAGGAGAGACGACAGAACAATGTGAACAATGTGAACTTAGGAACTGCTCATGTCATTCAACCTGGGCCTTGTTTTCTGGGTTTGCTGGATGTGCCAAAATCTAAGCAAGCTCCTCGTAATCAAAACACTCTAGGAACTCACGTTgctggtgtgggttttttcGCTGTTACGACTAAAAAGTCTTCAAGATTCCGGGCGATGAGGGCCTATGAAGCTGTTACCCAGGCACAGATTTGCGAAGAAAAAGCAGGTTTTGCCCTGCATCTGAGAAAGGACGCAGACAGGAACCCAGAGCAAGCACgggagccagcacagccacttTCCTGCGCAACTGGGGTTTTCGGGGGACCGGACCACCCCCTCCCGACACGCTCTCTACAGCGGTTCCACCGCCCAGGACCGTCCGTGGGGCGGGTTCGGGGCCCTCCCGCCGCCGGCAGCGCCACAACCGCACGGCTCGGGCCCCCTCCGCCCACCGCCCGCAGACCGGCCCCGCACTTACGGCGAGTGTCCGCGGCGGAGCTCCCCGCCAGCCGGGCCCGTGCCGCCGCCGGTGCCGCGCCAGCTGGGGAGAGAAACGGACACGTCTTACCGACCACCGCCAACAGCCCGGCACGGCCCCCGAGCCCCCGCGGCCTCACCTCGCAGCGCAGCCCGCGCCaggccccgcgccgccgccgccgcccacATCCCGCCGGGACACGGACGGGCAAGGGCACGGGGCGGAAGCGGAAAGCGCCGCCGCTCTACCCCCGGGGGCGGAAGCGCGCGAAGAGCTTCCCGGGGACGGCTCCGGGTCGGTGGGCGGAATCGGCGAGTGCCCggcagcgcctggcgcaggGTGAGGGCCGGGAGCAGCCGCTGGGGCAGCCCGGGGCGGCGGCATGAAGGGAGGCGCCGCAGGTGGGTGCCGCGCGGCCGGCGGCCCGGGGACGGAGCGGCGAGCGCCGGGAGGAGCGGGAGCGGAGGGCGGCGGACCccggcagccccgggctgagccaGCGCCGAGCCTCGCGCGGCGTCAGCGCGGCCCCGGTGGGAATCCGCGTTTCTCCGAGGATCAgcctcccttcctgccttcTCCCCGCCCCGGACCGTGGGGTCTCTGTCGGTTGTGCTTAGCGGTTCCCCGATCCCGGGCGCCGCCGTGGCATCCGCGACCCTGTCGGGAGCAAGAAGAGAAGGAATCTGGAGTACAAGCCCGATGagaagtggctgagggagctatGTTAGTTTAGCCTGGTGAAAAGAAGGCTCAAAGATGACCTTATCACCCTCtccaactgcctgaaaggagggtgtagcccggtgggggttggcctcttctccaggcaaccAGCGACAGGGCGAGAGAACGCAGGCTGAAGCTGCAGCCGGCGAGATTTaggctggacattaggaagaatttcttcataggAAGGATGATTAGGGACtggaatggactgcccagggaggtggtggtgttgctgtccctggaggtgtttcaggaaagactggatgtggcactcagtgccacggTCTAGTTGACGTGGTGGTGTTCAGCCATACGTTGACCTCGATGGTCTCAGAGGACTTTTCCAACTTAAGTGATTCTGCGGTTCTGTGAAGGAGGTGTACTAGGTGTTGGTGAAACCACTGACACTGATTGCTTGGCCTATGGAGTGGATACTATTTGGCTTCATGTGAAGTTAACTGTCCTGCGTGCCTCTTTCTTTATAGCACCGTGGTGCGCAAAGGGGAGCTTTCTCTAGGTGTCTGCAAGGAAGATGTGAGATTTATGTAGTCTTTAGCTGCTTCTTGGCATTTCTTTTGTGACTTGGCATCAGTCCTCTGGGAGTTGTGCGCAGCAGCGTGGGCAGCTGATTCTGCCGTGCCACGGGGGCAGAGTAGTTCATCTGTTCTTATCTTGGTGCTCTTTGTGGTCTCTTCTGCATTCTGGGCTGAAGCTCCTAAGCACCTTGTAAGGATAAAGAGCTTTAACCAAAGTGGAAGCCAATTTGCAGGACAAGCTCATACCTTGTAGAGCTGGAAAAATAGTACTGATATGTTCTATGCTGACTGCAGTTCCTCTTACAGACTAATGAATAGGTACTTTTCAGACAGACCAGAACTACTGTAAAATCTAGAAAGAGTATAATTAAGACAGGCTGTCACCAGAGATGAGATGAACTTGTCCAGCCAATTAGGGATATAGACACTACTTCCCATGAACAGAATTTGAGCAAAGAATTTTGAAGCCCTCCTGATCAAGCAGAGTAATTGTAAGAAAATGCATGTTTGACAGGATAAACTATGGAAGGCTAACTATGAATCtgtttggtaaaaaaaaatcacatctttGTGAAACGTACTTAAAATAATGTTCATTATTAATGGAAGAAATTTCTGATACCAGACATGATGGATGGTAGTTCATTTATAAAACTGAGTCTAAAGTGAATGCAGATAGGCAACTGTTCCTAATGCTGTCAAGAGCCATGGTAAAAAAAGAGCTCCTTGCTGTAGTAGTCCTGTGTTTCAGAAACTTTTCTGACCCACAAACTAGCCTGAAATCTGCAAACATCCATGGTACCTACTaagatgtgttttgttttaaattttgttccCTCCACCTGGGAAACATTGAGTAACAACATCTAACATGTTGTTTTGGATGCTGAAGTTGACTGGTGCATTACAAACAGCATAACCATCAGTTATCTCATTTGGTTAGCTTGAGGACTGGTGGTTATGTCTGGCAGACATCTCATGCATCTTTTTTGGTAAAAACAAGTTTCACCTTTATACATCATTGGGTTTGGATGGTAATTAACACCTCCTGATGATAtgaactgctgcctgtgctctttTTTAATACAATACTGTAATCCTTTTCATATCTAGGCCAGctatgctgctgctgctttttctggctTTGCAAGTTTCCTAGGGCAGTTGCTGGACTTTCCACTTGAATAACTTGCTGCATTTCTTTGTGTCAGTGAAATGAGTGGTGAAAAGATATGCACGtctcccagccttgctgggatGTAATGTTCACTGTACTGGAAGTTTGgtatatattataatattaatTATGCCAGCTTCTCATTTGCTGTTTGAGATCCTGAAGCTCAAGCATGAGTCTCTGGCTGTGCTATTTATGTTCAGTCTAAAATATGCTGGACTCTTAccaatatgtttattttttccctgtacCCTGAAGTACTGCATAATCTTGTTAGTGGTGAGAGAAAGCCCTGTAATTATTGTGATTTTACAGATTGCTGGAGGTCTGATTTGTGCAGCACCATGGACTCATCAGAAGAGACTGGAGGCTCCTCTGCAGAAGAAAACTACTTTGTGAACTACACCTTCACCGACCGCTCCCACTCAGGCCGCGTGGCCCAGGGTATTATGAAATTGTGCTTGGAGGATGAGCTCTTTGCTGATGTTACAATATCAGTGGAAGGCAAAGAATTCCAGCTGCACCGTTTGGTCCTttcagctcagagctgcttttttcGTTCTATGTTCACTTCCAACCTAAAGGAGGCCCACAACCGGGTGATTGAGCTGCAGGATGTTAGCGAGAGTGTCTTTCAGCTCCTTGTGGACTACATTTACCATGGAACTGTAAAGTTGAGGGCAGAGGAGTTACAGGAAACCTATGAGGTGGCAGACATGTACCAACTGACTGCCCTTTTTGAAGAGTGCTCCCGTTTTCTGGCCCGTACGGTGCAGGTTAGAAACTGTCTGCAGGTCATGTGGTTGGCAGATCAACACAGTGACATGGAGCTCTACACAGCTGCCAAACACTGTGCAAAGTCACATttggctcagctgcaggagacagaggagtTCCTACACCTGCCTCTCCGCCTGCTGACAGACATCCTTACAGGTAAGGGGTTCTTGAAACTACCTAGGATATGGATGTAGAAAGAGACTTACAGAGTCTGGTCAAGTAGTGAATGGAATAGATGGAAAAATACAAACTTTCATAATCACTGTCTATTCAGAGACTTAGCTGAGCAAGGCGGAGCAAAACATTCTGGATACCTTTATcagaaaaagccccaaactaTTAATTGTTACTGGACATGAAACATCTAAGCTATAGAAAAGGGACATACAGGATTACGGAAATTCACAGCAATTCCCGAGTCAACAGGTTAGAACACAGGttacacattttttaaactCAACTTCCAACAATTTGTTGTAATTTTGTTTGCATTAAAAGTACAATGAAGAAGCCTTGCCAAAAATACACATATTATGAAAggcttttttatccttttagcTCATAATCATTTAATATAGTAATGCAACAACTCAACATCTGTAAGAAGGCTTAAGCACATATTTTTAGACTATTTCAGTGTTACTTACAATTGTATATAATTGTTAAGATTACTTAGGCACTCAACTGAAATACAGGCATTGTAACATCTTGAGTAATACAGTAATTGCCCTTCTTGTAAAGGTAATAGCCTTCCACAGTAATGGATGCCATGACTCAGAGTTGTAAAGGACATGTCAACACATAAACAACTTAGTCCAGTTTCCACCAATCTTTAAAAGATCTGCTGCCCTAATATGTACAGTCAGTGCTTGTTACCTCTCCAGGATGCTGCAGTCACAAGTCCATTCTTCTGCAGTTATGTATCATTGCTGGAGGAAGCAAGAATGTAGAAGAGCAGCTCATACATCCAAATGTGCCTCTTTCAtgcttttaattattctttGTAACTGAGTAAGTAACTAGACTTTGTGTGTCATGTGTTTTATATGCAGTTGCAAAAACAAACCTATCATGACTGGCTTCTTTGGAACACCGGCAAATCTATCCATAAGACCTAAACTGGCCTTTAGAGTTGATGCTATGCATATGAGAGTCTTTAAAGATATTGCATTAAATTATCTCTATTGCATCTAAAGAAATTTACAGTCAAAAACCTATTGAGTGTATGTACAGATAGCTCAAAAACTGTGATAAACTTAGAGTAATTTTGATAACTATCTAGCTAAAGTGTTTTAGGTAAGTTGCAAGTTAATTTGGAAAAAACCCTCTAAAATCGTGAAATAAAACTGTAGAGGTCAATCACCTCTAATTCCCTAGAGATTCCACATGAAAAACAGTTTTAGGACTATGGACTTCAGCACTTGTTATCCTAAATTAAAACAATTGCTCAGTATAACTTTTTTCCATGCATTATCTATTTTCATATGTAGAATCACATTACTTTGCATTTATACCACAACTTCGCTCATAAAATGGATTGAAATCTGAAATACTTCCCTACTGCTGTCagaaaaaatccttttattttgccttttcttcttcttcatttaGTTCATAGAGAATTAAATAGATGAAATTTTTAGTGGCAAGgattaaaattgttttcatgaAATGGTAATTTATTGAGTTTACCTTCTGTTGCATTCTAGGACCAATTTCAAAAACAATCTTTCTCCATTTAAACACTACATGTGATGGTTAGCTTATGGGAATCCTTTTAAATAGAGTTGAAATACCTGTTTTTGTGCCACACTTTTTCTGCTCCCTTCCACTATGGAGAAGAGCACTGGGATTTGTTTGGTGCCTTCAGCATCATTGAATTCAGAGTTTGTCATGAGAACAGACTACAAAATCAGAGAGTCTTTGTAGGGAGGCTTCTCAATGAACACAGTTATTATTGCTGGCTTTCAAACTGGAAGGAAATAACCTAAAATCTTTCAGGTAATGTACTGAAGATAATGATGCAAGACTTAGTGGCTTAACCAAAACTTGCAGTTTTGTCTGGAAAGAGATTTAAATCTGATGCAGTCTGTGGAGTGTTTCCTACTGTCACACAGCTAAGAAAAGCTCTAGTAGCTCATTGGGGATTTCCAAATGTTAAGAGGATAGCAGCAGCACCAGATGTTCAGTCATGAGGGTCAGCTGCCTGACAGTGTTCAGACACATTGTGTAGATGACTTTTACTAGATAGGTTTCTAGGATCTACCAGAAAGCAAGACAGGTGCTGAGATTCTCAGTAACAGAATCTTGTTGcctaaattattaaataagaAAGTTTGTCATTGCCACACAGCATGTAAGCTCTGTCTCCTGTCCTCTTTCTCTTGCACATAGATTCTTGAATAGATCGCCAAAACTCATCCAAAGTGCTTAAGATCCGGCAGCTCTGTCTTCTTATAGTTacccaaattaattttatgtagTTGGCTAGCTGGCAGTGCTGATCGTGCCTGATAAAATCTATAAACACCTGTGACTATTTTTCCTCTCTAGAAAGTAGGGTTTGTGGTGGGAGTCAGGGGAGGCAGCCTCAGGACAAGGGTGTTCATGAGTACATACACCTTTGTCTAGATATCATAAATGCCTTTCTGTCCCCCAACCGCAGATGGCGTTCCATGTTCTCAGAATCCAACAGTTGCCATAGAAACCTGGATCAACTTCAACAAGGAGGAGCGGGCGGGCTTTTCAGAGACTCTGCGATCTAGCCTGAAGGTATAAAAAGACCTTATGTTCTGGGGCTGATGTAGCACTTGCTGGTTTCACACTTCTCAGGGCAGGGTATTCTGCTCACAAGTGTGACTTGGAAGTCACAGAACACAAATGTCATTGAAATTCATGGTGCTTGTGAGAGAATACTTTCAGTGTCATAAATAGCAAGCCCactcacagcttttttttcatttaaccTGAGGCTGCTTTCACTGGTGATTGGAGCAGTGCCACAAATAACTAATTTCACCTCAGTTACCAAATAAACTGTTCAGAAATCTATGTTTGGCATTCCCTTTGTAACAACTGTACTCCATCAGTGATGTAACTGGCTCTTACCTAAACCGTGAACACTTGTGTTCCAATATCTGTGGCTATTTTACTGTGTCAGATATGAATGGTTTCTTGAAAAGGCCTTGAGGCTCTGTATTGTGAACGTTCTAGGgtggcaggacttgggaagGACCTGTCGTATACCTCAGGCCCACAGGTGGGTCCCAAACTGAAAAATTCAGTCTCGAGCTTTACTTACGTGTGAACAGATCCAATTCTGCTGACACACTTCTACTTTTGCTCAGGTGATTGGAGAAAATGTTCACATCTACCTGATTGGAAAGGAGTCATCACGTACACATTCCCTCGCTGTCTCTCTGCATTGTGCTGACGATGACTCCATCAGTGT
This genomic stretch from Cinclus cinclus chromosome 6, bCinCin1.1, whole genome shotgun sequence harbors:
- the KBTBD4 gene encoding kelch repeat and BTB domain-containing protein 4; this translates as MKGGAADCWRSDLCSTMDSSEETGGSSAEENYFVNYTFTDRSHSGRVAQGIMKLCLEDELFADVTISVEGKEFQLHRLVLSAQSCFFRSMFTSNLKEAHNRVIELQDVSESVFQLLVDYIYHGTVKLRAEELQETYEVADMYQLTALFEECSRFLARTVQVRNCLQVMWLADQHSDMELYTAAKHCAKSHLAQLQETEEFLHLPLRLLTDILTDGVPCSQNPTVAIETWINFNKEERAGFSETLRSSLKVIGENVHIYLIGKESSRTHSLAVSLHCADDDSISVSGQNSLCHQITAACKHGSDLYVVGGSIPRRMWKCNNATIDWEWCAPLPRDRLQHTLVSVPSKDAIYSLGGKTLQDTLSNAVIYYRVRDNVWTETSQLEVAVSGAAGVNLNGVIYLLGGEENDLDFFTKPSRLIQCYDTNTEKCHVKPYVLPFAGRMHAAVHKDVVFIVAEGDSLLCYNPLLDSFTRLCLPDAWSSVPSLWKIASCNGSIYVFRDRYKKGDANTFKLNPATSVVTVTSGIKVLLTNLQFVLA
- the NDUFS3 gene encoding NADH dehydrogenase [ubiquinone] iron-sulfur protein 3, mitochondrial; the encoded protein is MWAAAAARGLARAALRAGAAPAAARARLAGSSAADTRPTVRPKNEVEHKQLCAFGEYVAEILPKYIQQVQVTCFNELELLIHPDGIIPVLTFLRDHTNAQFKSLADLTAVDVPSRQYRFEIVYNLLSLRFNSRIRVKTYTDELTPVDSAVPVHKAANWYEREVWDMYGVFFANHPDLRRILTDYGFEGHPFRKDFPLSGYVEVRYDDEVKRVVAEPVELAQEFRKFDLNSPWEAFPAYRPAPEPLKIEAGAKKEDAK